From the genome of uncultured Bacteroides sp.:
TGCGAAAACAAAGGATGGAAAGTAGAAATAACAAGTACCAGTGAAGGAACATCCGGAGGATTCAAGGAAGTTGTCTTTACCGTAAGCGGTGAAAACGTATACGGAACTTTGAAATATGAATCGGGCGTACACCGTGTGCAGAGAGTTCCCGCCACTGAAACTCAAGGGCGTGTTCACACATCGGCTTCTTCCGTAGCTGTACTTCCGGAAGCTGAAGAATTTGATGTAGAAATCAACGAAGGCGAAATTAAATGGGATACATTCCGTTCGGGTGGTGCTGGTGGTCAGAACGTAAACAAAGTAGAATCAGGTGTTCGTTTGCGTTATATCTGGAAGAATCCGAACACGGGTATTGCAGAAGAAATTCGAATAGAATGTACTGAAACCCGTGACCAACCAAAGAATAAAGAAAGAGCACTTACACGACTTCGTTCTTTTATTTACGACAAAGAACATCAGAAATATCTGGATGATATTGCGTCAAAGCGCAAAACGATGGTTTCTACAGGTGACCGTTCGGCTAAAATCCGTACCTACAACTATCCGCAGGGGCGTATCACCGATCACCGCATAAACTATACTATCTATAACCTTTCTGCCTTTATGGACGGAGACATTCAAGATTGCATCGACCGCCTGATTGTAGCGGAAAATGCGGAACGAATGAAAGAAAGTGAATTATAAAATTGATTTTCCAATGAATAAACAACAATTATTTGAAATATAAAACGCAAAAAATCATTCCTTTGCGTTGGCCTTGATACTGATATCAAGAAAATTCCGGCACATTTACTGAAAGAAGAGGATCCGATCTTTGCATTCAATAAAGCAATCATTGATGCTACTGCCGATTTATGTATCGCCTATAAACCGAACCTTGCCTTTTATGAAAGTATGGGTGTAAAGGGTTGGATAGCTTTTGAAAAGACTGTAAATTACATCAAAGAGAATTATCCTGATCAGTTTATTATTGCCGATGCTAAACGTGGCGATATTGGTAACACCAGTGAAATGTATGCTCGTTCTTTCTTTGATGAACTAAATATTGATTCAGTTACTGTTGCTCCTTATATGGGTGAAGACAGTGTAAAACCATTCCTTATTTATCCTGAGAAATGGGTTATCCTGCTTGCATTAACTTCCAATAAAGGATCACATGATTTCCAACTGACAGAAGATGTCAATGGAGAACGTTTATTCGAAAAAGTCTTAAAGACTTCTCAACAATGGGCTTCTGACGAACAAATGATGTATGTAGTTGGAGCTACTCAAGGAAAGATGTTCCTGGACATTCGTAAACATGTACCAAATCACTTCCTGCTTGTTCCGGGAGTAGGTGCACAAGGAGGTTCTCTTGAAGAAGTCTGTAAATATGGTATGAATAAAATGTGTGGATTAATTGTAAATTCTTCACGTGGTATTATTTATGCTGATAAAACTGAAAAATTTGCAGAAGAAGCAAGAAAGGCAGCTAAAGCTGTTCAGACTGAAATGGAAGAGCAATTAAAAGCTATTCTATAAAAATACACATGACAAACGAACGAAAGATAGTCAACGACCCGGTTTTCGGATTTATCAATATTCCGGGTGGCTTATTATATAATATAATCAGCCATCCATTATTATACCGGTTAACCCGTATAAAACAGATGGGGCTATCTTCGGTTGTTTATCCTGGTGCACAGCACACTCGTTTTCAACATTCCCTGGGAGCTTTTCATCTAATGAGTGAAGCTATCGCTCAACTTCGGAATAAAGGAAATGAAATTACTCAGGAGGAATCTGATGGAGTACTGGCTGCCATTTTACTACACGATATTGGGCACGGTCCGTTTTCTCATGTCTTGGAAGATACAATTGTAAAAGGAATCTCACATGAAGAAATATCTCTTCTTTTTATGGAGAAGATGAATAAAGGGATGAATGGACAACTCGATCTGGCAATCAGCATCTTCAAAGACGAGTATCATAAAAAGTTTCTTCATCAGCTGGTAAGCGGTCAGTTAGACATGGACCGTCTCGACTACTTACGACGAGATAGCTTTTATACCGGAGTTATCGAAGGAAATATTGGTTCTGCACGAATTATAAAAATGCTCGATGTAAAAGATGATCATCTGGTTGTAGAATCAAAAGGCATTTATTCAATCGAAAACTTTCTTACCGCCAGAAGGCTAATGTATTGGCAGGTATACCTGCACAAAACATCTGTGGCGTATGAACAAATGCTAATAAATTCTCTTTTACGTGCAAAAGAGTTAGCAAGTAAAGGAGTAGAATTGTTTGCATCACCTGCCCTTCGCTTTTTTCTTTATAACAACATAGACTCAAAAGAATTTTATAGAAATTCAACTTGCCTGGAAAACTTCGGGCAACTTGATGATAATGATATATGGACTGCACTAAAAGTATGGAGTAATCATTCCGATAAAGTACTTTCTACTTTAAGCCACGGCTTAATTAACCGGAACATCTTTAAAGTTGAGATTTCTTCAGATCCGGTTAGCGAAGAAAGAATGGAAAGTTTAGTCGATAAAATTAGCCGGTCAGTCCAAATTAACAAAGAAGACGCTGTTTATTTAATTTCCACTTCAAGCATAGAAAAAAACATGTACGATCCTGCCGATGATAGTATTGATATTATCTATAAGGACGGTACAATAAAGAATATAGCTGAAGCATCAGATATGCTAAACATTTCGCTGCTTTCAAAGAAAGTAAAGAAATACTACCTTTGTTATCAGCGTTTAGCTTAAAAAAGAACTAAATATTTAGCCAACTGTACGGAAATCTAAAAAAAAAACACGAACTTTGCGCCCCAATGGTCATATACATAGGAATGTAATCTCCATTTTACAATATTGAAAAATACTAGAATCAATCAACAATAAAAACATGGAATTTTCGGCTAAGCAAATTGCAGAATTTATTCAGGGAGAAATAATAGGAGATGAGAACGCTAGTGTTCATACCTTTGCTAAAATAGAAGAAGGTGTGCCTGGAGCTATTTCATTCCTTTCCAATCCAAAATATACTCATTACATATATAACACACAATCAAGCATTGTATTAGTTAATAAGGATTTCACTGCCGAGCATGAAATCAAGACTACTATTATAAAAGTAGAGAATGCCTATGAAAGTCTGGCAAAACTGCTTAACTTATATGAAATGAGCAAACCTAAAAAAGTGGGTATTGATCCGCTGGCTTTCATTTCTCCTACCGCCAAAATAGGTAAAGACGTATATATTGCACCGTTTGCATGTGTTGAAGACAATGCCGAAGTAGGTGATAATACAATACTTCATCCTCACGTAACAATTGGAAGCGATGCTAAAGTGGGAAACAACTGTATCTTATATCCACATGCAACTATCTATCATGACTGCCGTGTAGGCAACAATTGCATTTTGCATGCAGGAAGTGTAATTGGAGCTGACGGATTTGGATTCGCTCCTACTCCTGAAGGATATTCCAAAATACCTCAGATAGGTATCGTTGTTCTGGAAGATGATGTAGAAATTGGTGCTAATACTTGTGTAGACAGAGCAACTATGGGAGCTACAATTATACATAAAGGAGTAAAACTGGATAATTTGGTTCAGATTGCTCATAACGACAAAATTGGTTCTCACACAGTAATGGCTGCTCAAGCTGGTGTTGCTGGTTCAACTCAAGTGGGAGAATGGTGTATGATTGGTGGTCAGGTTGGTTTAGCCGGACATATAAAAATTGGAGACAAGGTAGGTATGGCAGCGCAATCTGGAATTGCCGGCAATATTCCATCAAACACAAACGTAATGGGAGCTCCAGCATTTGATGCAAAGAAATATTTCAAATCATCTGTTGTATTCAAAAAATTACCAGAAATGTATACTACTCTCAATAATTTAGAGAGAGAATTTAATGAACTTAAGAAACAATTAAATAAGTAACCAATGTTGAAACAAAAGACTCTAAAAGATAGCTTTTCACTAAGAGGAAAAGGTCTTCACACTGGACTAGATCTTACTGTAACTTTCAATCCTGCTCCGGATAATCACGGATACAAGATTCAAAGAATTGATCTGGAAGAACAACCTATTATAGATGCAGTAGCAGATAATGTTATAGAAACGACTCGTGGCACTGTTCTCGCAAAAAGCGGAGTTAAAGTTAGTACGGTAGAACATGGAATGGCTGCTCTTTATGCTGCAGGAATAGACAACTGTTTGATACAGGTTAACGGACCTGAATTCCCAATTCTTGACGGTAGCGCCATATCCTATGTAGAAGAAATTGAGAAAGTTGGTATTGTTGAACAAGCGGCTGTTAAAGATTTCTATATTATCAAGCATAAGATTGAGTTTAAAGACGAAGAAACTGGTTCTTCTATAATGGTACTTCCTGATGAAGATTTCAGCGTAAATGTTCTAATATCATATGATTCTAAGATTATACCTAACCAGTATGCTACATTAGATAGTATGAACGATTTCTCAAAAGAGATTGCTGCAAGCAGAACTTTTGTTTTTGTTCGTGAAATTGAACCTTTACTTTCTGCAGGTCTTATTAAAGGAGGCGATTTAGATAACGCAATTGTAATTTACGAACGTCAGGTTTCGCAGGAAAAGCTTGATGCACTGGCTGATGTTATGAAAGTGCCTCACAAAGATGCAAATCAATTGGGATATATCAATCATAAACCATTGGTATGGGATAATGAACCAGCTCGTCACAAGTTACTCGACATCATTGGCGACTTGGCTTTAATTGGAAAACCAATCAAAGGCCGTATTATTGCTACTCGTCCAGGACATACAATTAATAATAAGTTTGCCCGTCAGATGAGAAAAGAAATCAGAAAGCACGAAATACAAGCTCCTTCTTATAGTTGCAATGAAGTACCTGTTATGGATGTAAACCGTATCCGTGAACTGTTGCCTCACCGTTATCCATTCCTTTTGGTTGATAAGATTATTGAAATAGGTCCAAACCACATTGTAGGAGTAAAGAATGTTACAGTAAACGAACCATTCTTCCAGGGACATTTCCCACAAGAACCGGTTATGCCAGGAGTATTGCTGGTAGAAGCAATGGCACAGACCGGAGGATTACTTGTACTCAACTCTGTTGATGAACCTGAAAGATATTCTACTTACTTTATGAAGATTGATGGAGTTAAATTCCGTCAGAAAGTAGTACCTGGAGATACACTTATCTTCAAACTGGAACTGTTAGCACCAATTCGCCGTGGCATATCAACAATGAAAGGATATGTATTTGTTGGTGAAACAGTGGCTTGTGAAGCAGAATTTATGGCTCAAATAGTTAAGAACAAATAAAATAACAAATGATTAGTCCATTAGCATATATACATCCCGAAGCAACAATTGGAGAGAATGTAGAAATTGCACCTTTTGTTTATATTGATAAGAATGTTGTTATTGGTGATAATAACAACATTATGTCCAATGTAAGCATATTATACGGAGCACGCATTGGAAACGGAAATACTATTTTCCCTGGAGCAGTAATCGGTGCTGTGCCACAAGATTTAAAATATCAGGGAGAAGAAACTACTGCAGAAATAGGCGATAACAATACTATTCGTGAGAATGTAACTGTTAACCGTGGAACTGCAGCCAAAGGAAAAACTGTTGTTGGAAGCAATAACCTTTTAATGGAAGGAGTACACGTAGCGCATGATGCAATAGTTGGTAGCAATTGTATTATTGGTAATTCCACAAAAATGGCCGGCGAAATTATCATAGACGATAATGCGATAGTCAGTGCCGCAGTATTGATGCATCAATTCTGCCGTGTAGGTAGTTATGTAATGCTTCAAGGTGGTTCACGTTTTAGCAAAGACATACCTCCGTACATTATTGCAGGACGAGATCCTATTGCTTATTGCGGGATTAATATTGTTGGTTTGCGCAGACATGGTTTCTCAAATGAATTGATTGAGAATATTCACAATGCATACCGCATTATCTACCAAAGCGGATTGAATGTTAGTGAAGCTTTGGAGAAAGTAAAAAAAGAAATTCCGTCAAGTCCGGAAATTGAATATATTATTGAGTTTGTTCAAAACTCAAAACGAGGAATAATAAGATAAACGTTGCTATAGTAAGGTTTATATTCAGCAGAAAAGGGAAGATCATCGAATTGATGGTTCTTCCCTTTTACTTTTTTTATAAACGAATAGAACTTAATTATTGTACATTTTGAGATTTTTACTACTTTTACGCCATCAATAAATTTAAAAAGAATATGGTATACAGATTCACAATCATATCTGATGAAGTTGATGATTTTGTCAGAGAAATACAAATTGATTCAGAAGCAACCTTCCAGAATTTTCACGAGGCAATTCTGAAATCAGTTGACTATTCAAATGATCAAATGACCTCTTTCTTTATTTGTGATGAAGATTGGGAAAAAGAAAAAGAAATCACCCTCGAAGATATGGATAACAATTCCGAGGAGGATAGCTGGGTTATGAAAGACACACTATTAAGTGATTTAATTGAAGATGAAAAACAAAAGCTGATTTATGTTTTTGATTACATGACAGAACGTTCATTCTTCATTGAGTTATCGGAAATCATCACAGGAAAAGACTTGGACAAAGCTATTTGTTCCAAGAAATCGGGTATTGCGCCTAAACAAGTCATCGATTTTGAAGATATGGCAGCTACTAATACTACCATTGATTTAGATGAGAATTTCTATGGCGACGAAACATTTGATACTGAAGACTTTGACACAGAAGGATTCGATATCGACATTAACAGTATTGCTGATGATTCTTTAGAAAAAGGGAGCTTTTAATGGCTAAAACCTTACTAGTTCTCATAGGGCCTACAGGTGTCGGAAAGACGGAGCTGAGTTTACGCTTGGCCGAAAATTTTGGTTCACCAATTATTTCTTCCGATTCCCGACAGCTGTATGCCGATCTTAAAATAGGAACTGCTGCTCCTACTCCCGAACAACTTAATAAAGTTCCACATTACTTCGTAGGCACACTTAAACTCACTGATTACTACAGTGCCGCACAATACGAAGCAGAAGTATTAAAACTTCTGGAGAATCTTTTCCAATCCAAAGATGTTATTGTTATGACCGGCGGATCAATGATGTATATTGATGCTGTTTGTAAGGGCATTGATGATATACCTACTGTAGACAAGGAAACACGCGAACTGTTGATTCACAGATATGAATCAGAAGGATTGGAACGTTTATGCAGTGAATTAAAGCTTCTCGACCCTGAATATTACAAGATGGTTGATCTGAAAAACCCCAAACGGGTTATTCACGCGCTGGAGATTTGCTACATGACAGGAAAGACTTATACTTCTTTCCGCACTCGCTCTACCAGGGAAAGACCATTTCACATCCTTAAAATAGGACTAACCCGAGATCGGGAAGAACTTTACGAACGAATTAACCGTCGTGTAGATATCATGATGGAAGATGGCCTGTTGGAAGAAGTAAAATCCGTTTACCCATATAAGCATCTTAACTCCCTTAATACGGTTGGTTACAAAGAGCTCTTTAACTATCTCGATGGTGTTTGGGATTTACCTTTCGCTATAGAAAAAATCAAGCAAAACTCACGTATCTATTCTCGCAAACAGATGACCTGGTTCAAAAGAGATAATGATATCACCTGGTTCCACCCTGATCAGGAAGAAGAGATAATGGATTATATAAAAAAGGTACTTAATGTTTAACTGATAACATTATCTATATTTTCTGGCCAGAATATTATAAATAACTGCAGAAAGTAATAGTAGTGCCACGATAATTACCATCAGAATTTCAAATATTCCATTTCCTATTGAGAGAAAGAAATCGGAAAGACTGAATAACATATTAACGAGCAACATACCAACCAAAACATTCACTACCCGAAGGTAACGAACTATCAAGGCATACTGAATAAGCATATTTTCCTCAGTGATCTGCACAGGAAAACGAGACATTCTTGAAGGGAAGAATGATCTGTATCCAGTTAAAGCCATAACAAATGTTGCTATTCCAGCCAAAACAAGCAACGTATCTTTGCTTCCAATTCTGTCAGCTTTTCCATAAATATTAATATGAGTAGGAATTACATCGGGGGCCTTATTATATAAAATAAAAGCGACCACCCATATTCCCAATAAAAGAAGCACGGCCATTGCCTCAAGAATCTTATCACCAAAAGCTCGTGGGACACGAACTTCAGGCAACTTTTGCCTTCTAACTGAAAAGAATTTAATCATAAAACTGCTTTTCTTACTAGAACAATCCAATAAATAAATAATAAGGCAAATGAATAAATGCCTTATTTACCTTATCAACGAGTCAATATAAATATTAAATTGACAACGAATACTACTATACCTACAAGAATAATCATACCTTTAGTCTTTATTTAAATTTAAAATTAGTTAGTTATTTGGGGTTCCGGCATTTACAACCGGCTGAGCAGCCTCATCGGCACAAAGAACAACCAGAAGATTGCTCACCATTGCTGCTTTTTTCTCTTCGTTCAATTCTACAATCTTTTCATCAGAAAGCTTTGTCAGAGCCATTTTCACCATAGATACGGCACCTTCTACAATCTTTTCGCGAGCAGAAATAATAGCAGATGCCTGCTGACGGCGAAGCATCACTGCTGCAATCTCAGGTGCATACGCCAGATAATTAAGTCTCGCTTCGACAACCTCTATTCCGGCCATTGCCAGGCGCTCATTCAATTTCTGTTCGAGCTGATTATTAACCTCTTCCCCACCCGAGCGAAGAGTAAGTCCGCTAGTTTCTCCTTCATTATCATCATAAGCATACTGTCCGGCCACCTGTCGAAGAGCGGCATCGCTCTGTATTTTAACAAAATTCTCGAATGCAGTCATACGTCCGGCTACAGAATTTCCTAGACTGACAGCCGCATTAGGAGAAGTTGCCCCAGCCTCTGCCAATGTCTGAGAATCAATCTCGAACATAGCTTTATATGTATCCTTAAGCTTCCATACCAAAACCAATCCAATCATTATCGGATTACCGGTTTTATCATTTACTTTAATAGGCTTCACATCAAGATTCCGGGCACGTAGTGAAAGTTTCTTCTTATCAAGAAAAGGATTTACCCAAAAAAAACCGGTTTCTTTGAACGTTCCTTTGTATTTTCCAAAAAAAACCATGGCCCGTGCCTGATTTGGTTCCAATTGCATGAAACCTGCCAAAATAAAGAAACAGGAAATTATTCCTATCACTCCTAAAATAATTCCTAAAGTTCCTAATACGTCATAATAGATAAACATTGCCACACTTACAAATATCAAACAGATATTAAGAAATAGCATCATAAATCCATTCATTTTAAATCCTTTGAAATCAAATTCAGCAGTTTCCATAATATTTTCTTTTTTTTTAATTTCTCATTTTACAAATATTGTTGATAATTTTTAAGATTAACAAATGTTTTGTGATAAATTATTAAGGTGCTTAACATCATTTATCAATTAAGCTTGATAATTTATTCAGTATATATTTTATCTTTATTTTAGAGCTTTTTTAAAAAAGGTATAGACCTTAATAACATATAATCTACTCTTTATATTATTATAGTCTACACCTTATTATAAACTTATAGTTAATAAATTAATTAGCCTTCGGAAAGAAATAATTAAACTACGCTGAAAGTATTTTTTTAAAGTATCCAATCACAAAAAAAGAGCCTTATTTCTAAAAATGAAATAAGGCTCTTCGCTGAAAAAATAAATTTATTACAGTTTAATAGTAAGACCTATTTTACCTCCGCTAAATTCATTGCCACCACCAACTTCAAGATTAATACCAACCTTATTGTTGAAGTAATAACGACCGCCGATCTGTGCTCCAAGGCCTAATCCAGATGTATGATCTCCATGGTAACCATCTGGTGCATTCCAAACGTAAAAGCCAACATTTAGTCCTGCATAAAAATCCCAGTTTCTTGGAATGTTAAGAATGCTATTAAAGTGATAATTACCATTACCCGAAATACCCCATGAGTCTAGATGGTAATCGTAATAATCATGATCATTATAACCGCGGTAAGATAATTCTCCACCTAGAGTAATATCTGGGTGAACAGCGTGGTCAAAACCCACATATACAGGCAAACCGTAGTCTGACAATCCAAGACCGACATTAAGCTGAGTTTGTCCTACGCGAAGAGGACTCTGTGCATACCCCATTGAGACTAAAAACATTAGTCCTAATGATAAAAATAGTTTTCTCATTTTTTAAATCGTTTAGTTTTTAATACAAAAAATATAAGTGTCTGCGAATTTAGTTTAGTTTCATTCAAATAATGAAATTTATGCAAATATATTTAATATTTCATTTTACACGTCATTCATTAGTATTTAATAAAATCATTTATTGTATTTTCGTAATATATCTTATCTTTGTAATATACTAATAATAGGTAAAAACGTGAAATTTACTATCGATACGGATAACAAAGAGTTTCAGGATGCACTGAACTTAATTCAATATACCCGGCAATCCGTCTTTTTAACTGGAAAGGCTGGTACGGGAAAATCTACATTTCTGAAATATATTTGTGAAAATACCCGAAAGAAGCATGTAGTACTTGCACCAACGGGTATAGCAGCAATCAATGCGGGTGGTAGTACACTTCACAGCTTTTTCAAACTTCCCTTTTACCCTCTCCTGCCCGATGATCCAAACTTTAGTCTTCAGGGCGGACGAATTCACGAGTTCCTTAAATATCGTTCTGCACACCGCAAATTAATTAAAGAGGTTGAGCTGATTATCATTGATGAGATCTCGATGG
Proteins encoded in this window:
- the prfA gene encoding peptide chain release factor 1; the protein is MAEYNNTILDKLEGLVSRFEEISTLITDPDVISDMKRYVKLTKEYKELENIMNARKEYIQMLDGVEEAKVILDTEQDQEMREMAREELNACQSRIPELEEEIKLLLVPADPQDGKNAIVEIRGGTGGDEAAIFAGDLFRMYLKYCENKGWKVEITSTSEGTSGGFKEVVFTVSGENVYGTLKYESGVHRVQRVPATETQGRVHTSASSVAVLPEAEEFDVEINEGEIKWDTFRSGGAGGQNVNKVESGVRLRYIWKNPNTGIAEEIRIECTETRDQPKNKERALTRLRSFIYDKEHQKYLDDIASKRKTMVSTGDRSAKIRTYNYPQGRITDHRINYTIYNLSAFMDGDIQDCIDRLIVAENAERMKESEL
- a CDS encoding HD domain-containing protein; translation: MTNERKIVNDPVFGFINIPGGLLYNIISHPLLYRLTRIKQMGLSSVVYPGAQHTRFQHSLGAFHLMSEAIAQLRNKGNEITQEESDGVLAAILLHDIGHGPFSHVLEDTIVKGISHEEISLLFMEKMNKGMNGQLDLAISIFKDEYHKKFLHQLVSGQLDMDRLDYLRRDSFYTGVIEGNIGSARIIKMLDVKDDHLVVESKGIYSIENFLTARRLMYWQVYLHKTSVAYEQMLINSLLRAKELASKGVELFASPALRFFLYNNIDSKEFYRNSTCLENFGQLDDNDIWTALKVWSNHSDKVLSTLSHGLINRNIFKVEISSDPVSEERMESLVDKISRSVQINKEDAVYLISTSSIEKNMYDPADDSIDIIYKDGTIKNIAEASDMLNISLLSKKVKKYYLCYQRLA
- the lpxD gene encoding UDP-3-O-(3-hydroxymyristoyl)glucosamine N-acyltransferase; this encodes MEFSAKQIAEFIQGEIIGDENASVHTFAKIEEGVPGAISFLSNPKYTHYIYNTQSSIVLVNKDFTAEHEIKTTIIKVENAYESLAKLLNLYEMSKPKKVGIDPLAFISPTAKIGKDVYIAPFACVEDNAEVGDNTILHPHVTIGSDAKVGNNCILYPHATIYHDCRVGNNCILHAGSVIGADGFGFAPTPEGYSKIPQIGIVVLEDDVEIGANTCVDRATMGATIIHKGVKLDNLVQIAHNDKIGSHTVMAAQAGVAGSTQVGEWCMIGGQVGLAGHIKIGDKVGMAAQSGIAGNIPSNTNVMGAPAFDAKKYFKSSVVFKKLPEMYTTLNNLEREFNELKKQLNK
- a CDS encoding bifunctional UDP-3-O-[3-hydroxymyristoyl] N-acetylglucosamine deacetylase/3-hydroxyacyl-ACP dehydratase, which produces MLKQKTLKDSFSLRGKGLHTGLDLTVTFNPAPDNHGYKIQRIDLEEQPIIDAVADNVIETTRGTVLAKSGVKVSTVEHGMAALYAAGIDNCLIQVNGPEFPILDGSAISYVEEIEKVGIVEQAAVKDFYIIKHKIEFKDEETGSSIMVLPDEDFSVNVLISYDSKIIPNQYATLDSMNDFSKEIAASRTFVFVREIEPLLSAGLIKGGDLDNAIVIYERQVSQEKLDALADVMKVPHKDANQLGYINHKPLVWDNEPARHKLLDIIGDLALIGKPIKGRIIATRPGHTINNKFARQMRKEIRKHEIQAPSYSCNEVPVMDVNRIRELLPHRYPFLLVDKIIEIGPNHIVGVKNVTVNEPFFQGHFPQEPVMPGVLLVEAMAQTGGLLVLNSVDEPERYSTYFMKIDGVKFRQKVVPGDTLIFKLELLAPIRRGISTMKGYVFVGETVACEAEFMAQIVKNK
- the lpxA gene encoding acyl-ACP--UDP-N-acetylglucosamine O-acyltransferase, with the translated sequence MISPLAYIHPEATIGENVEIAPFVYIDKNVVIGDNNNIMSNVSILYGARIGNGNTIFPGAVIGAVPQDLKYQGEETTAEIGDNNTIRENVTVNRGTAAKGKTVVGSNNLLMEGVHVAHDAIVGSNCIIGNSTKMAGEIIIDDNAIVSAAVLMHQFCRVGSYVMLQGGSRFSKDIPPYIIAGRDPIAYCGINIVGLRRHGFSNELIENIHNAYRIIYQSGLNVSEALEKVKKEIPSSPEIEYIIEFVQNSKRGIIR
- the miaA gene encoding tRNA (adenosine(37)-N6)-dimethylallyltransferase MiaA encodes the protein MAKTLLVLIGPTGVGKTELSLRLAENFGSPIISSDSRQLYADLKIGTAAPTPEQLNKVPHYFVGTLKLTDYYSAAQYEAEVLKLLENLFQSKDVIVMTGGSMMYIDAVCKGIDDIPTVDKETRELLIHRYESEGLERLCSELKLLDPEYYKMVDLKNPKRVIHALEICYMTGKTYTSFRTRSTRERPFHILKIGLTRDREELYERINRRVDIMMEDGLLEEVKSVYPYKHLNSLNTVGYKELFNYLDGVWDLPFAIEKIKQNSRIYSRKQMTWFKRDNDITWFHPDQEEEIMDYIKKVLNV
- a CDS encoding DUF1648 domain-containing protein — protein: MIKFFSVRRQKLPEVRVPRAFGDKILEAMAVLLLLGIWVVAFILYNKAPDVIPTHINIYGKADRIGSKDTLLVLAGIATFVMALTGYRSFFPSRMSRFPVQITEENMLIQYALIVRYLRVVNVLVGMLLVNMLFSLSDFFLSIGNGIFEILMVIIVALLLLSAVIYNILARKYR
- a CDS encoding SPFH domain-containing protein, with product METAEFDFKGFKMNGFMMLFLNICLIFVSVAMFIYYDVLGTLGIILGVIGIISCFFILAGFMQLEPNQARAMVFFGKYKGTFKETGFFWVNPFLDKKKLSLRARNLDVKPIKVNDKTGNPIMIGLVLVWKLKDTYKAMFEIDSQTLAEAGATSPNAAVSLGNSVAGRMTAFENFVKIQSDAALRQVAGQYAYDDNEGETSGLTLRSGGEEVNNQLEQKLNERLAMAGIEVVEARLNYLAYAPEIAAVMLRRQQASAIISAREKIVEGAVSMVKMALTKLSDEKIVELNEEKKAAMVSNLLVVLCADEAAQPVVNAGTPNN